From a region of the Candidatus Neomarinimicrobiota bacterium genome:
- a CDS encoding helix-turn-helix transcriptional regulator, giving the protein MGIRINLDVMMAKSKISLGDLAERVGITQANLSILKTEKAKAVRFSTLEKICKELGCQPGDILEYETDGKNINV; this is encoded by the coding sequence ATGGGCATTCGCATTAATCTTGATGTAATGATGGCGAAATCTAAGATTTCTCTTGGTGATTTGGCTGAAAGAGTGGGCATTACGCAGGCAAATTTGTCTATTTTGAAAACAGAAAAAGCGAAAGCGGTCCGATTTTCTACGTTAGAAAAAATATGTAAAGAATTGGGCTGTCAACCGGGGGACATCCTAGAATATGAAACGGATGGAAAAAATATAAATGTCTGA
- a CDS encoding DUF2975 domain-containing protein, protein MSEHRVYLFIKITDGLITAITTLLALYIGYRFLMLLAGPVFGITDQTTKLLYPVHFNVEEEGVAEFSGRELPVKIAKAKAFALIESPTPEWLLIPVKLIRFSIFGFIIWILLLLRQLVRSVKKGDPFNMKNGNRLRWIGFSILIIGIFDFFHDILLNIFITPRLSFESIIPKSTIHFNLSLLLVAMIIIVIGEAFRIGAEMKEEQELTV, encoded by the coding sequence ATGTCGGAGCATCGTGTTTATTTATTTATTAAAATTACAGACGGGTTAATTACCGCAATCACCACATTGTTGGCGCTATATATTGGCTATCGATTTTTAATGTTGTTGGCAGGGCCTGTATTTGGAATTACAGATCAGACTACAAAATTACTTTATCCGGTTCATTTTAATGTAGAAGAAGAAGGTGTCGCGGAATTTTCAGGTCGAGAATTACCAGTTAAGATTGCAAAAGCAAAAGCATTCGCTCTTATTGAATCTCCCACGCCGGAATGGTTATTAATTCCCGTAAAACTGATAAGATTTAGTATTTTTGGGTTTATCATTTGGATATTATTATTGCTAAGACAACTGGTAAGATCTGTAAAAAAGGGTGATCCTTTTAATATGAAAAATGGAAACAGGCTACGGTGGATCGGTTTTTCTATACTTATAATCGGTATTTTTGATTTTTTCCATGATATTTTACTGAACATTTTTATTACGCCAAGACTTTCGTTTGAATCAATTATTCCTAAATCAACAATCCATTTTAATTTGAGTCTTCTATTGGTGGCCATGATCATTATTGTAATTGGTGAAGCATTTCGTATTGGGGCAGAGATGAAAGAAGAGCAGGAGCTCACAGTTTAA